From the Etheostoma spectabile isolate EspeVRDwgs_2016 unplaced genomic scaffold, UIUC_Espe_1.0 scaffold00008492, whole genome shotgun sequence genome, one window contains:
- the LOC116678857 gene encoding T-lymphocyte surface antigen Ly-9-like, translated as MEKLLFLLLLAVLNVARAQDKSTPKYYKDGGVLTLDLSPRPSEPITNLVWKHQGNLVVAKWVKDEVLSYFKTFIGRATVDVTTGRLVINNMTKADMGVYSVELNYKVQNERYDAILIKEVPEPMVWVRPWMCPSALDRCTLSCEGVTTNDGPVTYSWKKGDGDWTESGKYLDITKEERADVETFTCRIQNPVSARQSRPKENPFLIQEPGSSNVKTIVGVIFVLLVVVAVVVAAAAVALCCCNNRGYNRPGMPTGSTVQHVQPPGVAPPSGTEPLPDNCSTCLKINTAGCWTKEGFGCGRKTQI; from the coding sequence ATGGAGAAActactttttttgttgcttttggcGGTGCTGAACGTCGCTCGAGCCCAGGACAAGTCAACCCCGAAATACTACAAAGATGGCGGGGTGCTAACGTTGGACCTGAGCCCTCGTCCTAGTGAACCCATCACCAACCTCGTGTGGAAACATCAGGGAAACCTGGTGGTGGCCAAGTGGGTCAAAGATGAAGTTCTGTCTTACTTCAAAACCTTCATTGGACGCGCAACCGTGGATGTGACCACTGGACGTTTGGTGATCAACAACATGACGAAAGCCGACATGGGTGTGTATTCAGTGGAATTGAACTACAAGGTCCAGAATGAGCGCTATGACGCTATATTGATAAAAGAAGTCCCCGAGCCTATGGTATGGGTCAGACCGTGGATGTGTCCCTCCGCGTTGGACCGCTGCACGTTGTCCTGTGAAGGGGTCACCACGAACGATGGACCCGTCACCTACAGCTGGAAGAAGGGGGACGGAGACTGGACGGAGTCGGGAAAATACCTGGACATCACCAAGGAGGAGAGAGCCGATGTGGAGACCTTCACCTGCCGGATACAGAACCCAGTCAGCGCGAGACAAAGTAGACCCAAAGAAAACCCGTTCCTAATACAGGAGCCAGGGAGCTCTAACGTTAAGACGATTGTGGGTGTCATCTTCGTGctccttgttgttgttgcggTTGTTGTGGCTGCAGCGGCGGTTGCGTTATGTTGTTGCAACAATCGAGGCTACAACAGACCTGGTATGCCTACTGGGTCTACAGTTCAACATGTACAGCCTCCTGGGGTGGCACCACCATCCGGTACCGAACCGCTTCCTGATAACTGCTCGACCTGtttaaaaatcaatacagcGGGATGTTGGACGAAAGAAGGATTTGGCTGTGGAAGAAAGACTCAGATTTAA